In Elephas maximus indicus isolate mEleMax1 chromosome 4, mEleMax1 primary haplotype, whole genome shotgun sequence, a genomic segment contains:
- the DDX23 gene encoding probable ATP-dependent RNA helicase DDX23, which produces MAGELADKKDRDASPSKEERKRSRTPDRERERDRDRKSSPSKDRKRHRSRDRRRGGSRSRSRSRSKSTERERRHKERERDKERDRNKKDRDRDKDGHRRDKDRKRSSLSPGRGKDFKSRKDRDSRKDEEDEHGDKKPKAQPLSLEELLAKKKAEEEAEAKPRFLSKAEREAEALKRRQLEVEERQKMLEEERKKRKQFQDLGRKMLEDPQERERRERRERMERETNGNEDEEGRQKIREEKDKSKELHAIKERYLGGIKKRRRTRHLNDRKFVFEWDASEDTSIDYNPLYKERHQVQLLGRGFIAGIDLKQQKREQSRFYGDLMEKRRTLEEKEQEEARLRKLRKKEAKQRWDDRHWSQKKLDEMTDRDWRIFREDYSITTKGGKIPNPIRSWKDSSLPPHILEVIDKCGYKEPTPIQRQAIPIGLQNRDIIGVAETGSGKTAAFLIPLLVWITTLPKIDRIEESDQGPYAIILAPTRELAQQIEEETIKFGKPLGIRTVAVIGGISREDQGFRLRMGCEIVIATPGRLIDVLENRYLVLSRCTYVVLDEADRMIDMGFEPDVQKILEHMPVSNQKPDTDEAEDPEKMLANFESGKHKYRQTVMFTATMPPAVERLARSYLRRPAVVYIGSAGKPHERVEQKVFLMSESEKRKKLLAILEQGFDPPIIIFVNQKKGCDVLAKSLEKMGYNACTLHGGKGQEQREFALSNLKAGAKDILVATDVAGRGIDIQDVSMVVNYDMAKNIEDYIHRIGRTGRAGKSGVAITFLTKEDSAVFYELKQAILESPVSSCPPELANHPDAQHKPGTILTKKRREETIFA; this is translated from the exons ATGGCAGGAGAACTGGCTGACAAGAAGGACCGTGATGCATCACCTTCCAAGGAGGAAAGGAAGCGATCTCGGACTCCTGACAGAGAGCGAGAAAGAGACCGGGACCGGAAGTCTTCGCCATCTAAGGATAGGAAGCGGCATCGTTCAAGGGATAGACGTCGAGGGGGCAGCCGTTCTCGCTCCCGTTCACGTTCCAAGTCTACAGAAAG AGAACGACGGCACAAAGAACGAGAACGTGATAAGGAGCGAGATCGGAACAAGAAAGACCGAGATCGGGACAAGGATGGGCACAGAAGGGACAAGGACCGTAAACGATCCAG CTTGTCTCCTGGCCGAGGAAAAGATTTTAAATCTCGGAAGGACAGAGACTCTAGGAAGGATGAAGAGGATGAACATGGTGATAAGAAGCCCAAg GCCCAGCCATTATCCCTGGAGGAACTTCTGGCCAAGAAAAAGGCTGAGGAAGAAGCTGAGGCTAAG CCCAGGTTCCTCTCCAAAGCAGAACGAGAGGCTGAAGCTCTAAAGCGGCGGCAGCTGGAGGTGGAAGAGCGGCAGAAAATGcttgaagaggagaggaagaagaggaaacagTTCCAAGACTTGGGCAGGAAGATGTTGG AAGACCCTCAGGAACGAGAACGTCGGGAGCGAAGGGAGAGGATGGAGCGGGAGACCAATGGAAATGAGGATGAGGAAGGGCGGCAGAAGATCCGGGAAGAGAAGGATAAGAGCAAGGAACTGCATGCCATTAAG GAACGTTACCTGGGTGGCATCAAGAAGCGGCGCCGAACGAGGCATCTCAATGATCGCAAGTTTGTCTTTGAGTGGGATGCATCTGAAGACACATCCATTGACTACAACCCTCT GTACAAAGAACGGCACCAGGTGCAGTTGTTGGGGCGAGGCTTCATTGCAGGCATTGACCTAAAGCAGCAGAAACGAGAGCAGTCACGTTTCTACGGAGACCTAATGGAGAAGAGGCGAACACTGGAAGAAAAGGAGCAGGAGGA GGCAAGACTCCGCAAACTTCGTAAGAAGGAAGCCAAGCAGCGTTGGGATGATCGGCATTGGTCCCAGAAGAAGCTAGACGAGATGACAGACAGGGACTGGCGGATCTTCCGTGAGGACTACAGCATCACCACCAAAGGTGGCAAGATCCCCAATCCTATCCGATCCTGGAAAGACTCCTCTCTACCTCCACACATCTTGGAGGTTATTGACAAGTGTGGCTACAAG GAACCAACGCCTATCCAGCGTCAGGCAATTCCCATTGGGCTACAGAATCGTGACATCATTGGTGTAGCTGAGACTGGCAGTGGCAAAACAGCAGCCTTCCTTATACCATTGCTGGTCTGGATCACCACTCTCCCCAAGATTGACAG GATCGAAGAATCAGACCAAGGCCCTTATGCCATCATTCTGGCACCTACTCGTGAGTTGGCCCAGCAGATTGAGGAAGAGACCATCAAATTTGGGAAGCCGCTGGGCATCCGCACTGTGGCTGTCATTGGCGGCATCTCCAGAGAAGACCAGGGCTTCAGGCTGCGCATGGGTTGTGAG ATTGTGATTGCTACCCCGGGACGTCTGATTGATGTGCTGGAGAACCGCTACCTGGTGCTGAGCCGCTGTACCTATGTGGTTCTGGATGAGGCAGATAGGATGATTGACATGGGCTTTGAGCCAGATGTCCAGAAGATCCTGGAGCACATGCCTGTCAGTAACCAGAAGCCAGACACGGATGAGGCTGAAGACCCTGAGAAGATGTTGGCCAACTTTGAATCAGGGAAACATAAATACCGCCAA ACAGTCATGTTCACGGCCACCATGCCCCCAGCAGTGGAGCGTCTGGCCCGGAGCTATCTTCGGCGACCTGCTGTGGTATATATTGGCTCTGCAGGCAAGCCCCATGAACGAGTGGAACAGAAGGTCTTCCTCATGTCAGAGTCAGAAAAGAG GAAAAAGCTGCTGGCTATCTTGGAGCAAGGCTTTGATCCACCCATCATCATTTTTGTCAACCAGAAGAAGGGCTGTGATGTGTTGgccaaatccctggagaagatgGGG TACAATGCTTGTACACTGCATGGTGGAAAAGGCCAGGAGCAGCGAGAGTTTGCACTGTCCAACCTCAAGGCTGGGGCCAAGGATATTTTGGTGGCTACAGATGTGGCTGGTCGTGGTATTGACATCCAAGATGTGTCTATGGTTGTCAACTATGATATGGCCAAAAATATTGAAG ATTATATCCACCGGATTGGCCGTACAGGACGAGCAGGCAAGAGTGGTGTAGCCATTACCTTCCTCACCAAAGAGGACTCTGCTGTGTTCTATGAGTTGAAGCAAGCCATCCTGGAGAGCCCTGTGTCCTCCTGTCCTCCAGAGCTAGCCAACCACCCAGATGCCCAGCACAAGCCAGGCACCATCCTCACCAAGAAGCGCCGGGAAGAGACCATCTTTGCCTGA